The sequence TGTGTTGTACATTTCATCAGAAATGTTGGGATTAATTAGAAGCAAGTAAATTAAGGATGGGAGGCTTTGGGTTGTCGACGACGAGCACCGGCGGACATGTTGAGTTTGAAGGGAGGATCACATGGTATGTTGTGTTGTGTGGCATCATTGCTGCCACTGGAGGTCTCATGTTTGGATATGATATTGGAATTTCAggtatattattaatatatgcGTGTTTgtcaatgtttatatatatatatatatatatatatatatatgtgattaaTTCTAGTGTCTGTGATTTGGTTAATGAAAGCTTATAAGAGTTGGTTTGataattgatattaattaaattatgatgtcattgtgattgatttggttgtgcatatatatatgtacaggGGGAGTGACATCAATGGATGATTTCTTGGAGAAATTCTTTCAGGGAGTGTATGTTAAAAAACATGAGGCCAAAGAGAGTAACTACTGCAAATTTAATAATCAGGGCCTTCAGCTTTTCACTTCATCACTGTATTTGGCAGCCATTATTGCCAGTTTCTTTGCTTCCAAGGCTTGCTCAAAGTATGGCAGGAAACGCACCATGCAAGctgcttctcttttctttctggCTGGTGTTGCCTTGAATGCTGCAGCTGTTAGTCTCCCCATGCTCATCATCGGAAGAATTCTTCTCGGCTTCGGAGTAGGATTTGCCAACCAGGTCTGATCATTATTGtctctaataattaattaattaattaattttcactcTGTTTCTGTCTTATAGACAACTAGTTAATTTGTAGAATATATGATGTGTTTATGTTTTGTCTCTTAATTAATGAATATTGTTTATCAAAATTTTGCAGGCTGTTCCATTGTTTTTGTCAGAAATAGCACCGGTGAGAATCAGAGGAGCATTGAACATCCTTTTCCAGCTGCAAATAACAATTGGGATATTCATAGCAAACATTGTGAACTATTTCACATCCAAGTTACATCCATGGGGATGGAGGCTCTCTCTTGGTATTGCGGGAGTTCCGGCGCTCATCCTCTTCCTTGGCTCCATGCTCATCACGGAGACTCCAACAAGCCTCATTGAGCGAAATGAACATGAACAAGGCCGTCAAGTGCTCAAGAAAATCAGGGGAACAGACAATGTGAATGCCGAATTCGAAGAACTTGTTCATGCAAGTGAAATAGCACGACAAGTGAAACACCCTTTCAGAAATCTCATGAAGAGGAATAGCAGACCTCAACTCATCATTGCCATATTGATGCAAGTGTTCCAACAATTCACAGGAATTAATGCCATCATGTTCTATGCTCCTGTGCTCTTCCAAACAATGGGATTCAAAAACAACGCTTCATTGTTGTCAGCTGTGATTACTGGTCTTGTGAATGTTTTGTCCACCATTGTTTCTGTTGCTTGTGTGGACAAGGCTGGCAGGAGGGCGTTATTGCTTGAAGCTTGTGGTCAGATGCTCATTGCACAGGTGAGTAGCTAGTGTCTGCTTTGACTTGATATATCAATAATACTAATCTTTTGTGTTGTGTgtgttttgttattatataaagttcttcttcttcttcttcttctgttgcaGACAATCATAGGAGGAATTCTGGCAGCGACGTTGCATGACAATAACACACTGGGAAAGGGAATGGCTGTTGGAGTGGTGTTGTTGGTCTGCCTGTTTGTGTCTGGATTTGCATGGTCATGGGGTCCTCTTGGTTGGTTGATACCAAGTGAAACATTCCCACTAGAAACAAGAACAGCTGGTTATGCATTTGCTGTGAGTTCAAACATGCTCTTCACATTCCTCATTGCACAAGCATTTCTATCAATGTTGTGCCAGATGAAGTCtggtatcttcttcttcttcgcggGGTGGATCATCATCATGGCGTTGTTCGTAAAATTCATGCTGCCAGAGACCAAAGGCATTCCAATGGAGGAGATGACTGAAAGAGTGTGGAAGAATCATTGGTATTGGAAGAGGTTCATGGTTGAAGATGAATGTGAGCTTTCCAAGATGGAGAAGGGCATTTCACcctaataatgatgataaactTATTAGTGTATTGTTTTTGTTcccttattaattttttttttttttcggttttcttttcataatgtatgtatgtatgtccATAAGACTGGTTCTATTAAACAGTAGTTCATTCTCTTCGTTTAGTTCATGAGATTGTCAGTATAATGGCAATGGGaatttaacttttttgtttttgtttttgttttttgaaaaatgaataatttttatttttgttcggCTTTGATGttcatcttaattaattatgttttatgtatttgtgttccAACCTACTACTCActgcatttatttttgttctcttgTCTCTAtctgaattatattttttatgttttttatattacataTGGTTTATCTGTTTCgggcaaaaaaaaattattttttgaaaggaatattttatctttataattgaaacaaactcaatttaagacattaaaaataatagatttcCTTTTGATAGTTTGGGCAGGCCTGAGAGACCAGATGGTGTCTTCTACCTTCTCAGCttttctctttgtatttttattttcctattgtTCTTAGTTCTAttcctcacttctggtgagagaatttatctttgtttcatgttgttcttttttttttttaataaagttgtgatttatccacatttatttcaaaaaaaaaataataatagattttactttcaaaatattttgatccaaataaatctaaacataaataaagataaagcaagaaACATGAGTGGATATGTCTATGCTTTGCCCACACGCAGGAAAGAATGGCCTTTTGAGTTTTGAGTATCTAATTACTCTCTATTAACTACAAGTATTTTAATAGAGATTTacattgaatatatattatctataattatatttattctcataataaacatatttaatgtttaataagcGAATATAAATGCCAAGATATCAATGTAAGGgataaaagattattttttgaaattatttagcAATGAATCAAATCTATCTTAATATTTGCCATTTTGCCGTAGATAATATAatcaaatctaattttatttttaaataaaaaaaatgcttttatccccttgaaatataaaataataaatttaacgTAAACAAATGACCAAAATATATAAGagctaatatattttaaaaacaatatattattattaaatttttgcaaataagtccctaaaaaatttattcataaccATAATTtacatctctttctctctcctccttGTGAAATTAACAAACGTACAATTAGGATGAATTGATAAGGTTGTTAACAAGaacaaatctttcaaaaaaaaacataaaaaagagtAAATTAGATCTTCATTCATATCCATATTTATCAAAGAAAGAGACAAATTTCGGTTTTCTACCCTCTTAATGACTCATTaatgtcacaattaaattataattaaattagaaattaaCTCATCGCTAAGAATATGACTCGTTTCCATTGAAAGACTCAAAAAAACATTCTTCTAATCCTTTTCTCTCtactattaatttatatatatatatatatagatagatacatTTTGTGGTTTATCATAAAGATTTGAAGAATTTGAAGCTAAGGGAAAGAAGAATGGGAGGTTTTGCGATGCCGACGAGCACCGGCGGCGGGGCCGACGGTGATGTTGAGTTTGAAGGGAAGATCACATGGTATGTTGTGTTGTGTGCCATCATTGCTGCCACCGGAGGACTTATGTTTGGATATGATATTGGAATATctggtatgttttttttttcttctttttaatgctttgtttgtttttgtgcttTGTAAATGTTTGTATCTTGCTTGATTTGGTTGATGaaaatggtgatttttttttttcttttacaaagaCGACAAACATtgaaaaatgatatattttttattaaaaatagttataatggatgtttttttttttgggtgtatATGATTTgtgcttattatttttttttgttagttaaTCTATGTGAACAATTAATTTAGTGTTAGTGTTTTGACGAGGAATGTCTACAagaccttttttttctttttttaatctggATGTAAAGTTGATTTTTGGTGTATATTGATAGAAAAGGATAGAAAGAAGTGTATGCCAGCCCAAGGCATGCATGACCCTTTAGGTCTTACTTATAGGGGCAAACAATACAATACAAGTATATAACATAGGTATATACTCCTATACacaacatatacatacatatatacatctaacaccccccctcaaactcaagacgGATAGTATgacttgagtttggataacatgaagaGAATGAGAAGACGACAGCACCAAGAGAGACTGGCCGGCTGTGTCACAGAAGAAAGGGGACGCGGCAGACTGGCGGTGCAAGTGCACGACTGACGGGCGGCGTCAcaggaag comes from Dioscorea cayenensis subsp. rotundata cultivar TDr96_F1 chromosome 15, TDr96_F1_v2_PseudoChromosome.rev07_lg8_w22 25.fasta, whole genome shotgun sequence and encodes:
- the LOC120277863 gene encoding sugar transport protein 8-like; the encoded protein is MGGFGLSTTSTGGHVEFEGRITWYVVLCGIIAATGGLMFGYDIGISGGVTSMDDFLEKFFQGVYVKKHEAKESNYCKFNNQGLQLFTSSLYLAAIIASFFASKACSKYGRKRTMQAASLFFLAGVALNAAAVSLPMLIIGRILLGFGVGFANQAVPLFLSEIAPVRIRGALNILFQLQITIGIFIANIVNYFTSKLHPWGWRLSLGIAGVPALILFLGSMLITETPTSLIERNEHEQGRQVLKKIRGTDNVNAEFEELVHASEIARQVKHPFRNLMKRNSRPQLIIAILMQVFQQFTGINAIMFYAPVLFQTMGFKNNASLLSAVITGLVNVLSTIVSVACVDKAGRRALLLEACGQMLIAQTIIGGILAATLHDNNTLGKGMAVGVVLLVCLFVSGFAWSWGPLGWLIPSETFPLETRTAGYAFAVSSNMLFTFLIAQAFLSMLCQMKSGIFFFFAGWIIIMALFVKFMLPETKGIPMEEMTERVWKNHWYWKRFMVEDECELSKMEKGISP